A window of the Salarias fasciatus chromosome 7, fSalaFa1.1, whole genome shotgun sequence genome harbors these coding sequences:
- the LOC115391691 gene encoding annexin A2 — protein sequence MSLVSEFLGQLSLNIGANEQLFPTVVPVVDFDPDRDAARIETAIKTKGVDEQTIIDVLTKRTYAQRREIAFSYERRAKKDMISALKGALSGSLEHVILGLMKSTVQYDASEIRGSIKGLGTDEETLIEILCSRSNAELVEIKKVYKDLFKKDLDKDVAGDTSGNFAKLLLALVQTKRDEPSSVVDYEKIDEDARALYDAGVKIKGTDVPTWISIMSERSVPHLQRVFQRYKSYSPYDMQESIEKEVKGDLRKSFLVLVQCFENKQLYFAKRLNEAMKSKGAKEKMVTRIIVSRCEVDLKKICSEYKATFGQSLQKTILEHTKGDYQKVLLGLCGPEE from the exons ATGAGTTTGGTATCAGAGTTTCTGGGACAGCTGTCTCTCAACATTGGG GCCAACGAGCAGCTGTTCCCCACGGTGGTGCCCGTCGTGGACTTTGACCCCGACAGAGATGCAGCCAGAATCGAGACCGCCATCAAAACTAAAG GAGTGGACGAGCAGACCATCATCGACGTCTTAACAAAACGCACGTACGCCCAAAGGAGAGAGATCGCTTTTTCTTATGAAAGGAGGGCAAAGAAG GACATGATCTCAGCCCTGAAGGGGGCGCTGTCTGGCTCTCTGGAGCACGTGATCCTCGGACTGATGAAGAGCACGGTCCAGTATGACGCCTCAGAGATCAGAGGATCCATCAAG GGTTTGGGAACAGATGAAGAAACGCTTATTGAGATTTTGTGCTCACGCAGCAACGCCGAGCTGGTGGAAATCAAGAAGGTCTACAAAGACT TGTTTAAAAAGGACCTGGACAAAGACGTGGCCGGAGACACATCTGGAAACTTCGCTAAGCTGCTTCTGGCTCTCGTGCAG aCGAAGAGAGACGAGCCGTCTTCTGTTGTGGACTATGAAAAGATTGATGAAGATGCCAGA GCTTTGTATGACGCCGgagtgaaaataaaaggaaCTGACGTCCCAACATGGATCTCCATCATGTCTGAGAGAAGCGTCCCCCACCTGCAGAGAG TGTTCCAGAGGTATAAGAGCTACAGTCCGTACGACATGCAGGAGAGCATCGAGAAGGAAGTGAAGGGAGACCTGAGGAAGTCCTTCCTGGTGCTAG ttCAGtgctttgaaaacaaacagctgtaCTTTGCCAAAAGACTCAATGAAGCCATGAAG AGTAAAGGAGCCAAAGAGAAGATGGTGACCCGGATCATCGTGTCCCGCTGTGAGGTGGACCTGAAGAAGATCTGCTCCGAGTACAAGGCCACCTTCGGACAGTCCCTGCAGAAGACTATCCTG GAACACACTAAAGGAGACTACCAGAAGGTCCTGCTCGGCCTCTGTGGACCAGAGGAGTAG